In Hydrogenovibrio marinus, a single genomic region encodes these proteins:
- the lptB gene encoding LPS export ABC transporter ATP-binding protein, whose translation MATFYARGLAKSYKRRVVVTSVDLDVCSGEVVGLLGPNGAGKTTTFYMMTGLVKNDGGDIFLNDNNISDLSIDQRAKLGIGYLPQEASVFRKLTVTQNIMAILEMRNELSKEQQNQKYEELIDDLQIGHITEQLGQALSGGERRRVEIARALAMEPDFILLDEPFAGVDPISVKDIQNIILHLKQKEIGVLITDHNVRETLGVCDRAYILHAGTILASGTPQDILSNEDVKRVYLGENFK comes from the coding sequence ATGGCGACTTTCTACGCTCGCGGCTTGGCGAAAAGCTATAAAAGGCGTGTTGTCGTTACCTCTGTTGACTTGGATGTTTGCAGCGGTGAAGTCGTCGGCCTTCTAGGGCCAAACGGCGCTGGAAAAACCACCACCTTCTATATGATGACAGGGCTCGTTAAAAATGACGGTGGAGATATTTTCTTAAACGATAACAATATCAGCGACCTTTCCATTGATCAACGTGCCAAACTGGGCATTGGTTACTTACCGCAAGAAGCTTCCGTTTTCAGAAAACTGACCGTCACGCAAAATATCATGGCAATTCTTGAGATGCGTAACGAGCTATCAAAAGAACAACAAAACCAAAAATATGAAGAATTAATAGATGACCTTCAAATTGGCCATATTACAGAGCAATTAGGGCAAGCGCTTTCTGGTGGAGAAAGACGCCGCGTAGAAATTGCTCGTGCTTTGGCTATGGAGCCTGACTTCATCCTTCTTGATGAACCTTTTGCGGGAGTTGATCCAATCTCTGTAAAAGATATTCAAAACATCATCTTGCATTTAAAGCAAAAAGAAATTGGGGTTCTCATCACGGACCACAATGTAAGAGAAACTCTTGGTGTTTGTGACCGCGCGTATATCCTTCACGCTGGTACTATTCTAGCGAGTGGGACTCCGCAAGACATCCTTTCAAACGAAGACGTCAAACGGGTTTATCTAGGCGAAAACTTCAAGTAA
- the hpf gene encoding ribosome hibernation-promoting factor, HPF/YfiA family yields MQINITGHHIDITDALHDYVTEKMQKLTRHFDHVTIAHTILTVDKQGQKAEATVHVSGKDLFAEHTTDDMYASIDGLVDKLDRQIIKYKEKIGSHNQKSGGIKNMAEQA; encoded by the coding sequence ATGCAAATCAACATCACAGGTCACCACATCGACATCACAGATGCTCTTCATGATTACGTTACAGAAAAAATGCAGAAGCTAACCAGACATTTTGACCATGTCACGATTGCTCACACAATTTTGACTGTTGACAAGCAAGGACAAAAAGCGGAAGCGACTGTCCACGTTTCAGGGAAAGATTTATTTGCTGAACATACTACTGATGATATGTATGCATCTATTGATGGTTTGGTTGACAAACTTGACCGTCAAATCATCAAGTACAAAGAAAAAATCGGAAGCCACAACCAAAAATCTGGTGGCATTAAAAATATGGCCGAGCAGGCTTAA